ATTACTTCTATTTAGCCATGTTAGCCTTAATGGTCATCACCAGTTTAACCATATATTTGGTAGTCAAGTCAAAATTTGGTTTTGGGATACGAAGTATCAAGGCAAATGAAGAAGCAGCAAATTCTATGGGGATCAATACCACTTATCATAAAGTAGTTGCCTGGGCAATAAGTGCTTTATTTACCAGCATAGCCGGTGCTCTTTACGCCTACTGGATGTCTTTTATTGGTCCTGAAGAAGTTTTCGATGTCATGATCGCAGTTAATACTATTGTTATTATGCTTATTGGAGGAGCAGGCAGTGTTTTAGGTCCCATCATTGGTGCATTTGTCATTTCTCTATTATCCGAGGTAGTTTGGGGCACTTTTCTTGAGTATCATCTCGCTGTATTGGGAATTATTATTATTATCATTGTATTCTTTGTGCCCAAAGGAATTACCGGGACTATAGCTGATCTTATAAAAAAAAGAGAATTAAGACTAAGAAAGAAGGTGAGTGTATAAGGTGGGAGAAAATAATGTAATTTTAGAAATACAGGCTGTAAGTAAGCATTTTGGAGCTTTAAAAGCAGTAGATGAGGTCAGCTTTGAAGTAAAAAAGGGAGAAATAGTTGGCTTAATTGGCCCTAACGGTGCAGGGAAGACCACCCTTACCAATCTTGCCACCGGTGCTTTTCCTAAAACCGCCGGTAAAGTAATTTTTAAAAATTTAGATATAACTAATTTAAAACCTTACCAGATAGCCCGGTGTGGATTGACCCGTACCTTTCAAGTAGTGAAACCTTTAATCGGAATGACGGTTGAGGAAAATGTGTTGGTCGGCTCCCTTTACGGAAGGGATAAGAGAAATACTGATATGAAAAATGCATCCAAAAGAACTAGAGAAATAATAAATTTGGTAGGTCTGGCGAGTAAAAAGGATGCTTCGGTAAGTGATATTACTTTACCTGATTTGAAAAAAATGGAATTTGCCCGAGTTTTGGCTATGGAACCTGAAGTATTATTTTTAGATGAAGTTATGGCGGGTTTAAATCCCACAGAAGCTGAAGAGGCAAGTACTTTAGTTAAAAAAGTCAGGCAGGAAAAAAATTTAACTATCGTATATATTGAACATATTATGAAAGCAGTAATGGGCATTTCCGATAGAATTGTAGTTTTACATCACGGCAGAAAGATAGTTGAAGGTATCCCTCAAGAAGTAGTGAATAATTCAGCAGTTATTGAAGCCTATTTGGGGAAGAGGTATGCCAAGGAGGTAAATAATGAAGGATAATATATTATTGAAAGTTTCCGATCTTGATGCAGGTTATGAAAGTATTCAAGTTCTGTGGGGTATAAATTTGGAAATAAAACAAAAAGAGGTAGTGTGTGTAATTGGAGCAAATGGAGCAGGAAAAAGTACTCTATTAAAGAGTATCGTAGGCATGGTGTCCTCATCCAAAGGGGAAATATTATATTCGGGAACCAATATTAGTAAAATGATATCTTCTGAAAGAATAAAAATGGGAATCGGTTTTGCTCCCGAGGGAAGACATTTGTTTTTTGGCTTAACCGTAGAAGACAATCTTTTAATGGGTGCTTTTCAAAGGAAGTATGATCAAAGTGTAAAAGAAGACTTAGATTTTGTCTATACACTTTTTGAGCCGCTAAAAGGATATAGGAAAAAACTTGCCGGTAATTTATCCGGTGGCGAACAACAGATGTGTGCCATAGGAAGAGCCTTAATGTCTCATCCTACCCTGCTTATCATTGATGAACTTTCTTTGGGATTAGCCCCGGTAGTGGTAGATGATCTGATTGATATAATAGCCAAATTAAGAAAGGAAAGAGGAATTGGCATATTATTGGTGGAACAAGACGTAAAAGTTGCTCTTGATATTGCAGATAGAGGATATGTATTGGAAGCAGGCGCGATATCTATTCATGATAAAGCCGATAAGTTAGCCAAGAACGAACATATAAAGGCCGCTTATTTGGGGGTAGCTTAATAATTAAGTACAGCATGAAGACCTGGTAAAGTGATTCTTGAAAGTAAAATGAAAAAGGAAGGTGATAAATGAGATAAAACAAGAAATAATAGAGATACTGAGAGCTGTTTACAGAATTTTCCAATTAAATAGAACGGAGGATAAAAAAAGTGAAAAAAGTAATAATTATTATCATGTTAATCAGTATGTTATTGCTTGGTTTAACCGGGATAGTATCTGCTCAGGAAAATATAATAAAAATTGGAGTCGCAGTTTCTTTGACCGGTAAAATTGCTTATGAAGGAAGATTGGTTAAGGATGGATACGAAGTATGGGAAGATTGGGTCAATAGTCATGGAGGAATTACTG
This region of Candidatus Atribacteria bacterium genomic DNA includes:
- a CDS encoding branched-chain amino acid ABC transporter permease; the protein is MFNNKKVNVFLIILGIIIFFFLPRFISGYWVRVITTIFMYAVIAQGMNLMSGYMGYLPFGNAMFFGIGAYITAIGMSKGMSFLAVLPLSALTAILVSILFGLPVLRLRGHYFAIATIGMSGAILSVVQNATEITGGAMGTTLPIINKSPEVTYNYFYLAMLALMVITSLTIYLVVKSKFGFGIRSIKANEEAANSMGINTTYHKVVAWAISALFTSIAGALYAYWMSFIGPEEVFDVMIAVNTIVIMLIGGAGSVLGPIIGAFVISLLSEVVWGTFLEYHLAVLGIIIIIIVFFVPKGITGTIADLIKKRELRLRKKVSV
- a CDS encoding ABC transporter ATP-binding protein, with translation MLEIQAVSKHFGALKAVDEVSFEVKKGEIVGLIGPNGAGKTTLTNLATGAFPKTAGKVIFKNLDITNLKPYQIARCGLTRTFQVVKPLIGMTVEENVLVGSLYGRDKRNTDMKNASKRTREIINLVGLASKKDASVSDITLPDLKKMEFARVLAMEPEVLFLDEVMAGLNPTEAEEASTLVKKVRQEKNLTIVYIEHIMKAVMGISDRIVVLHHGRKIVEGIPQEVVNNSAVIEAYLGKRYAKEVNNEG
- a CDS encoding ABC transporter ATP-binding protein; translated protein: MKDNILLKVSDLDAGYESIQVLWGINLEIKQKEVVCVIGANGAGKSTLLKSIVGMVSSSKGEILYSGTNISKMISSERIKMGIGFAPEGRHLFFGLTVEDNLLMGAFQRKYDQSVKEDLDFVYTLFEPLKGYRKKLAGNLSGGEQQMCAIGRALMSHPTLLIIDELSLGLAPVVVDDLIDIIAKLRKERGIGILLVEQDVKVALDIADRGYVLEAGAISIHDKADKLAKNEHIKAAYLGVA